CAATGTGTGGCAAACGTTCTTTTAAATAAGCTTGATTCCTTGCCGGATGCAGCACCAAACGACTTACATTGGGCATTAAATGAGCTTGTAACAAAAAGAAATACCTTGGTAAAAAATAATGTGGTTTTAAAGAATCAAATCCATACATATCTTAGCCATCACTATCCAAATTATAAGAATTTTTTCTTCTCACTAGATAGCAAAACGGCACTGGAATTTTTCAAAGTGTTTCCGTCCCCATCAAAATTAAAGGGAATTACCCTTCAAGAACTTACAGCCTTTCTAAGTGAAAAAAGCCATCATAACTGTTCTGAGAAAAAAGCACGTCAAATACTTGAGTATGTAGAGAAAGACGGAGATACGGAAAATGAATTTCAGGAGTTAAGGGATTTTATTGTCATATCATCAATAAAGCAAATCAATGATAATCTGACTATTATAGCGAGTATTGAGGAAAATATGAAAAAACTAATCCCCCAATTTGGATACAAGCTTGAAAGCATGAAGGGAATTAATGCTGTCACGGCAGCCGGAATAATTGCTGAAGTCGGTGATATATCAAGGTTTCCAAATGCTGATGCTCTTGCTGCTTACTGTGGGATTGCTCCTATGAGGTATTCCACAGGCCAGACAAACAAGAATTTCAGCAACAAACTTGGTAACAGGAATCTATATCAAATATTTTTCCAAATAGCTGTATCTGTGTTGAGTAATCCCATGGGAAAGCCTACAAATGCTTACTTTTATGAATATTATAAAAAGAAACTCTCATGTGGTAAAACGAAAAAACAGTCAATCAAATGTATCATGAGAAAACTGGTAAATATCATTTATAAGATGATGCGGGATAAAACAGAATACCGGGAACCAGTAATTCCAATAGGATAATAGAAATGGTATAATAGATAGAATCTGAAATCAGGTGCTGGTGATAGGAGGATTAAATCATGGGAAGAGTAACTTGTATAAAACATGGTGCAAGCGGAATATCACTTGTTTGCTTCCATATATCAGAGGCTTTTTTCAAAAATATTAGGATCGATCTTAATACTATAACTGACGAATTTTGGGGAACACATTGGCTATGTACAAACTGCCTTGAGTTTTATAAAAAGAATACTCAAACTGAAGAATTTATTAACAAGTTTCTGAGCATTTTTAAACCGATTTGTTGCAAGTGCTTTTATGAGTGGAAAGATTCATTAAATATTAGTACGTTAGAATCGCATGACGTGGATATAGATTCACTTTAATATATATATGGAAAGCCATTAAGGAATATCAGAGGTGCAGAAAGCATTTCAAATATTTTTGGTATAATGGAGTAATAAAGAGTTTGCTAAAAATATTACTAGTAAAATACAGCTATAAGGGGTAAGGTATGGATTTGTATGATTTTGAAACTGAATTTAATAAAAGTTATAATATTGAGAAATTAAAGGTTGAATCAATTAAAGAATTAGAAATACTATTGTATTCAGATAATCCTAGTAATGAAGTTATAGAATTGAGAAAAAATTTAGAGATAGAAGAAACCAGGAGTACACTTAAAATAGAGTTTGCATTCGTTATGAGATACAGGGATTTAGGCAGTACAGGGATTAAGGTATCTGAAATATCCTTTGGAACAATTCCCATATTAAGCGGAGATTGCCCTGTGCTTCCTGATTATTACAGCCCGGATGAAGATACTGCGATGGGTATAATGGAGTATGCTTTTAAGCTTGGTTGTAACCTTTTTGATACCGCTATCGTGCCCGAATATGGGGATGCGGAGATTAAGCTTGGCAAATTTGCTGCTTTTGTGGGAAGGGAAAAGATAATAATATCGGATAAGGCCAGGTTCTTTTATGGAGATGATATGTATAAAGCTGTGCACGAGTCTTATAAAAACCTTGGCACCCATGCGGATATTTATTTTGTACATCAGGTGGACGAAGGAAATGAGGATGTTACATTTGGTAAATACGGTGCTGTAGAAGCCATGAAAGAGCTTAAAGCGGAAGGTAAAATCAAATTTGCAGGTATTGCTTCCCATTATTATGATATCCTATTAAGAGGTGCAAAGGACAAGAGGGTAGATGTCCTCCAAGGCAGCGGCAATATTCTTGAAAGGGGCATGCTTGACCGTATGGAAAACGAACCGCTTTTTATACAAAAGGGTATCATTATAAACAAAGTATATGCTGCAGGAATACTACCGTCCTTCTTTCCTATTAAAACCCTTATATCAGGTGTGCTTTCATACCCAGTATCAAGTGCTTTGATAGGCTTGGGCACACTAGAACAGATAGATCCGGCAATGAGTTATGACCCTGAGTATAACAACGAGCCTAAGTCCGATAAGACTCAAGGCTATATCCGCCCCACGTTTTCACAGGTAATGCAGCTTCTTGAAAAAAGCTTTAAACCAATTCCGTGCGACAGGTGCCAGAGGTGCAGATGCATATACGGCACTGAAATACATATAATCTTCAGGCAATACAATTATTATTTTCTCGGTAAGGATTACTGGGCACTTAGAAAACTGGATCTTGGCATAAACCAAAGTGCTGCTAATTGTAAAAAGTGTTTGGAAATGTCATGTATGAAAAAGTGTCCTCATGGTATAAATATACCGGAAACTGTGCAGATGATAAAGCGGTTGGTAGAAATTCATATCAGAAATTCAATTATTTAATTGACATCATGATTATTGCAAAACATATGAGGAGAGAGTTCATGAATAGAGATAAGCTTGAGATACTGGATATTATAAAAAAGAACAGGATCATTTCAATTATTAGAACCGATAGCTTCGATAAAGCTTACAAATCAGCCGTTGCTATAATTGATGGAGGTATTAAGGTTTTGGAGTTTTCCTGCACTATGAGCTTTGCAGGAGAGCTTATTAAAGAACTCTCCAATAAATACAAAGATACCGATGTCTTGATAGGGGCAGGCACGGTACTTGATACTGAGACTTGTAAAATTGCTATGTCTATGGGTTCACAGTTTATTATCAGTCCATGCCTTAATGTTGAAACCGCCAAAATGTGCCTCCGCTATCAAATTCCATACATTCCCGGAGCAATGACGGTAAAGGAAACGGTGGACTGCATGGAGGCAGGTGCGGATATTGTAAAGATATTTCCTTCAGAATTATTCGGTCTTGCCATCATTAAAGCCCTGAAAGGCCCGCTGCCACAGGCACCTCTAATGCCTACAGGTGGTGTCAGCATCGACAATATCGATACATGGTTTGAAGCAGGAGCTATGGCTGTAGGAGTGGGAAGGAACCTGTATGCCAGTGCGGATTCTTGTGATTATCAGGCAGTTACGGAGCTGGCTCGAAGGTATGTGAATAAGATCACGGGGATATAATTGCCGTAGTTACAGAACGCTTACCCTTAAGCCTGTGTTCTAGCATACTCACAATTACAAGAGATAGTAAGGGATAAGTATTATGATTATTGTCATCCGAGTGTGGAGATATTCATTTAGAAGGCTTACTAGCGGATCAGGAGTTGACTCAAGACGACTCAGATTTGAGAGTATATTTGTACCATTAATGCTTGAACTATCAAGTTCTTCCTCCCAGAATTTAATTGATAATGATGACGATGATCTACCAGAAAGATAGTGGTTACCTCTTTTTATACGATGTCGTCAATTTTCTTAAAAGTTTAGGTCAAATTGAAATAACTAAAAAGCTTGAATATGTATATGCTTTTATGGCATTTGCAAACTCTTCATGCCACTCATTACCTGGATACCTCACACTCGCTTTTTATTCCATAATCCCCATAAATTTATATAATTATGCAAATATTATCAATTTTTAGCAGGAATTTAGGCTTTAATACAGAATTTATATACTTATATTGAATTTTATTACAAATTTGGTCACAACTCGAAGTATATCGCGATTATCTGTCAAAAGTCCAGCCTGCAGGTTCAAGAGGATTGCCTGTTATGGATATGGACCAATTTCAGCTTTTAGCCACCACCAAAAATAAAGGAGGAATCCGAATATGGGTAAAGAAATGTCCAACGGTATTATGAACAGTATCTACCAAAAGATCAATGAGTTTTTAGGTGCAGGGGATCAATTATTTGTAATGGAATTTCCGGCAAGACCGCTAAACGGACGTATGTACGAATACTCAACGGATGATAGGAACAGTGTGTTGACAAAGCCTTACACAATTTCAGAGGCAGAATTCAGATTATCGGACGACCTTTACAACATTTCACCGATTGTTCAAGGTGCCAACGGCGAAAAACTGTCTGTTGTATATGAGACTTTACTGAACAATTATGTTCCGAGGTTGGACAATTTAAAAGATTTTGTTGCAGATAAGGCAGAAATCAGGAAGTGGCTGTTAGGACAAATAGAGGATGAGATAGACGGCCAAAAGGTAGTATGTTCAAGAATAGAGTTCTGCCAAAGACTCTTTGCAAAATATTTGGATCTAAAAAACAAATGGACACAGGAAAAGGATGCAAAGTTTGATTCGTATAGGGTAAAGGATGATTTGGACGGATTTGCAAAATGGGTATCATCCGAAGGTTTAGTTAGGGATGAGCAACTTAACAATTTCTTTAATGATGTGGTAGTCAGGGGAAACTATCACGAAGTCCTTACTTTTCTAGGCTTTCTGAATGTTTCTTCTCCAGCTGAGTCCCTGGAATCTACAAAACAAAATATGCGCAATTCGGTCAGGAAGTCCTTGGATGCATCAATGAAAGTATACCCGGTGCAGTTCCAGCCGAATAACTGGTTTAAATCCTTAAAACCCAACTTTAGCCCTAAAGATTTAACCATGTCGACAGAGATTCTTCTTTCAGAATTCAAATCAAAACAAAAGCAGTTGGAAAAGCTTAAATCAGACTTAGCTCAATTGGAACTTTTTAATATTGACCAGGCCGAGATCCAAAACCTTGAAAAGGAAGTGGAGGCTGGAAAAGTAGCTTTCAGGCAAGCGGAAGCTCAGTTAATAAAAAAATATGGTGATGGTGTAGTAACTGCATTTAAGGTATATTTGAATGCTCAAACAGGAGGAGCACTGTCTGGTTTAAAAAACATAAAGAGTGAGGATTTTGATAAAAAAACAGCAGATGCATTGGGATTGGCACAGGATGTAGTAGAAGCCATGCTGGGAACTTATAAGGCACAGTCGGACTTTATCGATAAGGCTGAAAGCCTAACTCAGCTTCAGGCAAAATATGCAGAAGCCAATGCTCACGACTATAGGTCTCAAATGCTCAGGATAAAAGATCAGATAGCTGATATAAATGCAGATATAAATTTTTTGAAGCCATTGGTTGGAGGTGTATTATCGAAAGAAAATATTGCTGGAGATAAGGAAGACCTGCCGTTAATCCCAGAAAAGCAGCAGGAATTATCCGATTCCGAGTTTACCGACATAATTATTACGACTGAAGATGCTGAACAGGCATCCAAATCAGACTCCTATTCAACCGCATCCCATAGCAGTTGGAATGTAAGCGGCTGGTTCTTTTCCGCCGGCGGCAGTTCAAGCAGTTCTTATGCTAGCTCAAATCAGGAATCTCTGGCAACAGACAGTAAATTTGAAATCGGTTTCAGGGTTACTAAGGTCTCTATCGATAGAGGCGGTTGGTTTAACCCTAATATTTTTAAAATTGCCCATGCCTTTCAGAGACTTGCGGAATTAAGAGCAGGTGCCGGATTGACAAAAGAAGATATTCAAAATGCTGTAAATACGTCTACACCTACAAATAACAAACTAGCCAGCCTTCTAAAATATACTTCAGATGATAATATCTCGTATAACTATGCTCTGCCTGGTTATCCTATAGGGTTTGTAATAGCCAAGGATATTACTATTAAAATATCAATGACAGAAGATAAAAGCAAAGTTATGAGCCAATATATGGATAGCAGCAGTTCTTCAGGCGGAGGGTTCTTATGTTTCAGCTGCTCCAATTCCTCTTCAAGTAAAAGCTCAAATCAAACTTCTTATCACGGTTATCATGCCGATCACTACTATATCAGAATTCCCGGGCCACAAATTCTAGGCTGGTTTGTTCAATTGACACCAAAGGACAATGCAAGTCCATATTCCAGCCTGGATAAATCAGGGGTGGCTGAAGAACTAAGGAAGGAATTGCAAAAGTATGACAAGATTGGCAATAAGGAATAAACGGCTGGTAAATATTTGACGCAGATTACAAACACGCCAAAATTAGTATGATTAATGAAGAGCACAACAAGCTTCTCTCAACACTGAAATAGAGCCTTAAATAATATATGGCTCTATTTTTTATGTCAATACACGATATTTTGACGCTTACAATTATGTTATAAATAAGTATTAACCTATGTCAGATACATTTTATGCACCCAATAATGTCTTATATATTTGACATATAGCATGATATATGTTATTATATGTCTAGAGGTGATGAGAATGGCTAAAAACTTGCGGTTAAAATCTGCTCGAGCCGCAAAGGATTTATCTCAGAAGGCATTAGCAGATATGGTTGATGTCACACGCCAAACCATAAATGCGATTGAGATGGGCGAATATAATCCATCAATTAAACTATGCATTGCTATATGCAAAGCACTGGACAAAACACTAAACGATTTATTTTGGGAGGAGATAGGCAATGAAAAAATGTAATTTTGATGAGCGTCAATTATTTATTCGGGGTAATATTTTCAAACACGTGACAATTATTATGGCAGCACTGCTTATTCTGAATGCCTTCTTGATGGATAACGGCATAATATGGGCTGACGCAATACATTCCAATTTCATTATTTTACTCATTTCTGTGGCTTTCGGTTCAATTGAGATGATTTTCAAAGAGGCATATATCCAAAAAAATAGTGCACAAAAGATTAGTGTTATTCTAATTGGAATTTTATCTGGAGCACTAATTATTCTCTCTTTAATTGATTTCTTCGTTGTAGGAGATAAGTTTATAGCAAGGAATCAGCTTACGCACGAAGGCGGAACATTTATAGTGTCTGTGCTGTTATTTAGTATATTTGTTGGCTTTATCATCAAATCTATTATTCTGATAAAGGCAAAAAAAGAAGAATAGACATGATCTTTTTTGTATTAATATCATATCAAAAATTTAAATAAATTCCAGGCAAAAGAATAATAAAAAACGCCTTACAATAAGTACTAATTCTCCATGCAAGTTCGTTTCAAAATCAGCAATCCACATAGCCTTCCTATATACTAAAGTATAAGCTTATCTGCCTCAAAAACAGAGTATGGGATGTAAAAGTTAAAGTCTCTAAATGAACCTGGTTCATCTACATCGTCCAGCAAAAGATGGATATCCAATTTGTCTGACAAGACCAAAAAGCTTATTTTGTCAAGATAAGCTCTTATACCTTTATATCTGCTGTCCAGCATTACCTTATATCTATTTTCATCAAACTTTTTTCGGTATGACAATTCTTTCCGGATGTATTTATCTATTACACTTATAGTCAATAAATGAGTAAAAACCCTAAATCCCTTGATAGTAGCCCTATCATTCATAGATATAAGCCTCCCTGTGATTTATATAAATATCTATAATTTACAGAAGTTTAGTATCAATCTATTAATTGGAAATCTAAACATTGTCATTTTATCATATGAATCAAAGATTTAAAAGAATATATTTATGGGAAGGTAGGTTTGCCCCCCATACTCAAATCATGAACAAAATTTATAGCGTAAGCAATTTTTTGATTATGCCTTAATACTGACAATGGCTTGATATTATCACAATAAATCAATATAATTATTAATATAAAACTATTGTTACGCAATGGGTAAACAAGGAATACTTTGTTTTTATATTTCTTAAGGAGGAGTCAAATGTTAGAATTTCTAGGTGGTATAATAGAAATTGTTTTAAATAATAAAAAAGTGCCTAAATGGCTTAAATTATTAATAGGAACTTGTTTGCTTCTGCCAGTAATTATTTTACTTCTAATAGGAAGTATCGTATCTTTATTCTCTAAAGAAATAATGCGTTCATTTTTAGGCTTGATTGTTGCGATAGGATTGTTTCTGTTATGGATATTCTTTTTATATAAATCTAGAAAAGTCTGAAGAAAGCATCTTGAATATCAATATAATTGTTGATGAAAACTAAAACTTAAAGAGGAATAACAGGAAGTGAGATTACATTGGAAAAGATAAAGACAAATGTCATGAGGATTCTTGATAGGGCAAAAATCAAATATAATACATATGCATATGATCATAGTGATGGCATGATTGACGGAGTTTCGGTGGCAAGTAAAATGGGGCAGCCTGTTGAGCGGGTATATAAGACTCTTGTGACGCAGGGAGCAAACAGGGAATACTTTGTTTTTATAATCCCCGTAGCTGAAGAGCTTGATTTAAAAGCGGCTGCCAAGGCTGTGGGACAAAAATCGGTTGAGATGATTAAGGTGTCGGATATTAACAAGGTTACCGGTTATATTAGAGGAGGATGTTCTCCTGTTGGAATGAAAAAGGAATACAAAACTGTAATTGACAGCTCTTGCGAGAAGCTGGATGCTATCATTGTAAGTGCAGGAAAGATAGGCCATCAGATTGAGATAGCACCTAAGGATCTGACAAATCTAATAGGGTGTAAGACAGAAAGAATAGCAGCAGAAAAGGACATATAAATTGTTTGTTTTATATTTTGAATAGGGAAGGTTACTAATATGAAACTGAAATTAATAATTATTAGCTTGTTCATCTTTACTTCTTGCTTATTTCAACTAAATATCTATGCTGACAATAACATTTCGCAGCTTGAGATAACAGACATGAAGATAGAGAATATAAGTTATTATAGTGCTGAATTAATCTGGAATACAACAGATGAAGCTGAATCAACACTATTGTATTGGGAAAGTCAGAATTTTAGTCCTGATATGATAGGAACTAAAAAAGGAAGAGAACACAAAGTATCATTAAATAGACTGAGGCCTGACACAAAATATTATTATCAGATTTACCCTGATAAAGCTGATATAGAATTGGATGTTAATAGTGAGATATACTCTTTTACAACAGCAGAGTATAAAATATCTGATGTAAAAGTACAAAACATAGGCTATACAAGTGCAGATATAAGTTGGAACACAACGTATGAAGACAAGTCAACAATTCTATATTGGTCAAGCAAGGGAGATATGGTAGATAAAATTGTTACCGGCGAAAGCAAGGCTCATACAGTGTCATTGCATTATCTGATGCCGGATACTAAATATTATTACCAAATATATTCGGATAATTTGGATTTATATACAAACATTAGCAGTGAAGTTTTCTCGTTTAATACAAGGGAATCTATTAAAATAACCAATATAACTGAAAATAATATAGGAGATAATACTGCGGAAATAAGTTGGAATACAACAGATAAAGCCAAATCAACAATACTGTATTGGTCAAGTCAAGGTGAAATTATTAATAGTATCCAAACTATAGAGAGTAAGGAACATACAGTGTCATTGCCTTATATATTACCAGGAAAGAAATATTATTACAAAATATATACTGAAAAGCCTGACTTATATATACATGTAGAAAGTGATACATATTCATTTACAACACCAGGTACTGATACCTATCCGTTTATGAATATTGATGATAAAGTAACAAATATCAAGGCAGAAAATATAGGATATAGAAGTGCAGGAATAAGATGGACCTTATTGGATGAAGCAGATTTAACATTAAGATATGGAACAAGTCCTGATCAGATGTATGAAAGTATTGAAATTGCAGATGGAAATGATAACAAAGCTTTATTATCCGATTTAGTGGCAAATACAGAATATTATTACCAGATAAGTATATATGACCCCACTTTGCAAGCAACTGCAACAAGCGATATATATTCATTCAAAACTGAGGATTACAAATTAATAGACTTGAGTGTAAAAGATATAGATAGCGTAAGTGCTAAAATAAGCTGGACAACAACGGATGAAGCTAATTCAATAATACGATATGGAATAAGCCCAGACCAGATGAATGCTGAAATAGAAATTACAGGAGGTAAAGAACACACAGTAACAATAAGAGATCTTATACCTAAGACTAAATATTATTATCAGATATATACACGTAATCCAGAGTCAAATATATTTGTTGTAAGTGATTTATATTCATTTACAACAGCAGGTTGGTATAAAATAACAGATATTGCTGTTAAAAATATAGGATACACAAGTACGGAAATAAGCTGGACAACAACGGACGGGGCAGATTCAATATTAGCATGTGGTAGAAGTCCCATGCAGTTGGGCGATTGCATTTATACTTCAGAAGGTAAAGAACATAAAGCAACAATAAATAAATTGCAGCCTGGAAAAAAATATTATTTTGCTATTCAAGCAGAAAAAACCTATTTATCAAATAGTCACAAATATATAGTAAGAAGCGAATTATACTCATTTACAACAGTACAGGATTCATATAAGATTTCTGGATATATTTCACCTGATTTTATAAATATCAAAAGCAACACTTCAAATATAAAGTCAGGCTTCAAGGTAGAGTTAGAAGGCATCGGTTTAAATGCAGTAAGCGATGAAAATGGGTACTTTGAAATAATTGATATACCATCAGGGTGTGATTACACTTTGAAAATAAGTAAACCCAATTATCTACATAGAGAGATAAAAAATGTGGCTATAGAAAATGATTTGCAGATTAGCAACTTGGACGGACCAATTGATATATGGGCTGGAGACATAGCTAAAGAAGGCGTGCAAGATAATGTTATAAATATAATGGACATTATTGAGATGGCTAAAGTATTTAACAGCTCAATTGGGGACATCAGCTATAAATTGGAATATGATTTTAATAGTGATGATGTAATAAATATGCTTGATATTGTTATTGTGGCAAAACATTTTAATTGTAGCTCAAGTGATTATTGAATCAAGGCATTAGTTCCTGCTTAGTGGTTTTTGCTGATAATTGACATGTCAATCTTTTGAATGATAGAATTATTGGTATTAAAGAAGGAAACCAATTATTTTTACACTATAAATAAAAAGCTTAAGAGTAAATTTAATCCACAATTCAAAGAAACGTGCTAATGCGAGTCAAAAAGCAAGTAACCTTTAAAAAAGAAGGTAAGGAAATGAGCAAGTAGCTTACCCATTTCAACTTATTTCACTATGTTTATATACTTAATTAAAAAGTGTCTATTTCTGCAGTATTTGTGTTAGCATTCCAATTCACCTTAGCTCCAAGACTTTCAGAAATAAACCTTAACGGTACAAAGGTTCTATTATTATAAATTTTGGCCGGTACATCCAGTTTTACAGATTTGCCATTAATTTTGGCATTAGTGCTGTTAATATGCAGCTCAACTTTTGTTAAGCCTTTTTGCCCCAATATGGTTTTTGTTTTCTCATTCCATTCAACCTTTCCGTCTAAGGCTTCAAAAATAGCTCGAACAGGTACTAATATCCTGTTATTTTCCATGACAGGCGGTACTTCATCTATTAGTAGCTTCCCGTTGATTGTAATTTTATTTCTTGCCATATACCAGTCATATGTTTGCTGCTCATCCGTATTCAAGCCATCTAACTGTATATCCTCAGGAATTGGGGTATTTGAAGGCGTAGGCATTTCATCTTCTTTTGTTGTTTCTTTGTTAATCTGCTGATGATCAGGATAAATTACAACTGGAGTATTCACTGTTTCATCATTACTGTCTATTATCGTAAGTAATATAGTTCCTGGATTTATTGCTGTTAAAGTCAAAGTATTACCTGTTATTTTTATGTCGGCTTTAGCATCTTGTGCATAAAAAGCATTCTCCGGTATTTGTGCACCCCCATATAGCAAAAACTCATCTTTTTCCATAACCTTAGCTTCAAGTACTTTAAATTCCCCTTTTCCTCCATAAATTGAGGCCGTTACTGTCTCACTAGCCTTTAAAGTTATAACAGGGGGCTCTATCCCAATTGAATCACTGTATAAAGACATATACTCATTAATTATTTCTATAGCTTCAGGCCGCATGTCCTGTTTCAATGTTTTGTCATTTAATACATCTTCATATACTTTCCATACCTTATACCAATCATAGCTCAAATAATCCTGTGCCTTAACGATAGATGTAACTATAGAAACCGTAAGACTGTTATTAATTTTTTGCGTTGCTTTTTCCAATAAAGGTATTGCGTTTTGTGGATTAAAATAGTCCCCCATGCAAATCAGATACCCAATACATAATAGCTCACTTCCGCTTAAGCTATCTAAATCAAGTTCATTAACAGATTTATTGTATGTAAGTTTTGTATACTCATTGGCTATGTTTTTGCCATAATAATTCCAACCAAGAGCATTAATCACAGCAGCCTTAATATCAATTGGATTATTCTTGTTCGATAAGTAACGGGCAATTTCATCACTTACAAATCTTAACTCTGCTGCCTTTTTAACTATATTAATGTCAAGGTATGCTTCATAAAACTGCGTATTAGTGACAGGTGAATCAGCAAAGCTTACTTGTGGAAACATTTGTAGTAAAATAGTGAATAACAGTAAAAATAAAATAAATTTTCTCATATAAACCCCTATTCTACCGCAGCCGCTAGCGGCAAAAATAATAAAAGAAATATGCGGCATACATGACCCATTCAATCCATAAATAGTATAACTTCTTTTATTCTCCAGTTCAAGAACAAAATCGCTTACGATTTTGCGATATTCCGAAACTGCCGGGTAAGAAAAAATAGGAATTTGGACTTATTGACGTAAATATCCATAAATGCTACAATTTAATGATCAGTCATGATCATTAAATAACTTCCGCTATAAATTTCGCTCATGTGTTGACTTAACTCGTCAACACCCGCTCAAAAGCGGGAGTAATTTTTCATTCATGCCTTAGTATAATAATCTCCGAAAGGAATTAACTATGTTTTGTCCTAATTGCAATTCAGAAGTTAACAATAATTACAGTAAATGCAATTATTGCGGTTATAGTTTTAGCAATGATCATAAAAATGACTATGTCAACAATGACAATTACACCAACACTAACGACCAAAACCATGATGTTCTAAATGAATCTTATTTTTCCACTTATATTACAAGTTCACAGCAGGTAGATAAACAGTCAAGGGTATCTAAAAAAATCATAATACCCCTTGTGGCTGTTATTATTGTATTTTTGATTACGATACCGCTTTCCTTTTATCTGTACAACAATGTCTACCTTTACAACAAACAGGTTTCTTCAGTAATAGACAAAGTTGAAGTCAAGAACTTTAACGGAGCAAAGACAACCTATGACAAAATAAAGAAAAGCAAGCCTTATGGCATTCAAACCAAGGTCCTATCTGCTGTTGAAAAGGATTTAAAGGATAGGGTAGAGGTGCTGTCAAAAAACTTTATAGATGATAAACTGAGCTATGCTGAGATTGACAAATGGTTTAAAGGCCTTTCACAGTTGGATTTTTTAAAAAGCAGTATAGGTGAAAAGGAAAAAACCCTTGCAA
The genomic region above belongs to Pseudobacteroides sp. and contains:
- a CDS encoding IS110 family transposase, which produces MLHPKMRHVYIGCDVHKHQHTAVLIDCFSEKLGEITFPNKKQDFSKLISFVKKLTPQGITPVFALEDVLGNGRELAIFLLEKNYKVKYVNPSLSQSERKNQANINKSDSIDSQCVANVLLNKLDSLPDAAPNDLHWALNELVTKRNTLVKNNVVLKNQIHTYLSHHYPNYKNFFFSLDSKTALEFFKVFPSPSKLKGITLQELTAFLSEKSHHNCSEKKARQILEYVEKDGDTENEFQELRDFIVISSIKQINDNLTIIASIEENMKKLIPQFGYKLESMKGINAVTAAGIIAEVGDISRFPNADALAAYCGIAPMRYSTGQTNKNFSNKLGNRNLYQIFFQIAVSVLSNPMGKPTNAYFYEYYKKKLSCGKTKKQSIKCIMRKLVNIIYKMMRDKTEYREPVIPIG
- a CDS encoding aldo/keto reductase — its product is MDLYDFETEFNKSYNIEKLKVESIKELEILLYSDNPSNEVIELRKNLEIEETRSTLKIEFAFVMRYRDLGSTGIKVSEISFGTIPILSGDCPVLPDYYSPDEDTAMGIMEYAFKLGCNLFDTAIVPEYGDAEIKLGKFAAFVGREKIIISDKARFFYGDDMYKAVHESYKNLGTHADIYFVHQVDEGNEDVTFGKYGAVEAMKELKAEGKIKFAGIASHYYDILLRGAKDKRVDVLQGSGNILERGMLDRMENEPLFIQKGIIINKVYAAGILPSFFPIKTLISGVLSYPVSSALIGLGTLEQIDPAMSYDPEYNNEPKSDKTQGYIRPTFSQVMQLLEKSFKPIPCDRCQRCRCIYGTEIHIIFRQYNYYFLGKDYWALRKLDLGINQSAANCKKCLEMSCMKKCPHGINIPETVQMIKRLVEIHIRNSII
- a CDS encoding bifunctional 2-keto-4-hydroxyglutarate aldolase/2-keto-3-deoxy-6-phosphogluconate aldolase; this translates as MNRDKLEILDIIKKNRIISIIRTDSFDKAYKSAVAIIDGGIKVLEFSCTMSFAGELIKELSNKYKDTDVLIGAGTVLDTETCKIAMSMGSQFIISPCLNVETAKMCLRYQIPYIPGAMTVKETVDCMEAGADIVKIFPSELFGLAIIKALKGPLPQAPLMPTGGVSIDNIDTWFEAGAMAVGVGRNLYASADSCDYQAVTELARRYVNKITGI
- a CDS encoding helix-turn-helix transcriptional regulator gives rise to the protein MAKNLRLKSARAAKDLSQKALADMVDVTRQTINAIEMGEYNPSIKLCIAICKALDKTLNDLFWEEIGNEKM
- the ybaK gene encoding Cys-tRNA(Pro) deacylase translates to MEKIKTNVMRILDRAKIKYNTYAYDHSDGMIDGVSVASKMGQPVERVYKTLVTQGANREYFVFIIPVAEELDLKAAAKAVGQKSVEMIKVSDINKVTGYIRGGCSPVGMKKEYKTVIDSSCEKLDAIIVSAGKIGHQIEIAPKDLTNLIGCKTERIAAEKDI
- a CDS encoding fibronectin type III domain-containing protein — encoded protein: MKLKLIIISLFIFTSCLFQLNIYADNNISQLEITDMKIENISYYSAELIWNTTDEAESTLLYWESQNFSPDMIGTKKGREHKVSLNRLRPDTKYYYQIYPDKADIELDVNSEIYSFTTAEYKISDVKVQNIGYTSADISWNTTYEDKSTILYWSSKGDMVDKIVTGESKAHTVSLHYLMPDTKYYYQIYSDNLDLYTNISSEVFSFNTRESIKITNITENNIGDNTAEISWNTTDKAKSTILYWSSQGEIINSIQTIESKEHTVSLPYILPGKKYYYKIYTEKPDLYIHVESDTYSFTTPGTDTYPFMNIDDKVTNIKAENIGYRSAGIRWTLLDEADLTLRYGTSPDQMYESIEIADGNDNKALLSDLVANTEYYYQISIYDPTLQATATSDIYSFKTEDYKLIDLSVKDIDSVSAKISWTTTDEANSIIRYGISPDQMNAEIEITGGKEHTVTIRDLIPKTKYYYQIYTRNPESNIFVVSDLYSFTTAGWYKITDIAVKNIGYTSTEISWTTTDGADSILACGRSPMQLGDCIYTSEGKEHKATINKLQPGKKYYFAIQAEKTYLSNSHKYIVRSELYSFTTVQDSYKISGYISPDFINIKSNTSNIKSGFKVELEGIGLNAVSDENGYFEIIDIPSGCDYTLKISKPNYLHREIKNVAIENDLQISNLDGPIDIWAGDIAKEGVQDNVINIMDIIEMAKVFNSSIGDISYKLEYDFNSDDVINMLDIVIVAKHFNCSSSDY